One window of the Chloroflexota bacterium genome contains the following:
- a CDS encoding diguanylate cyclase — translation MDTQYLLQNAALEAAANGIVITDSLGRIIWVNSAFTRLTGYTAEEAVGQTTRLLRSGFHDQTFYQTLWQTVLSGQAWHGEMVNRRKDGSLYTEEQTITPVRNGHGEITNFIAVKQDISRRKRAEDMLRRQLDELEVLHTAAVAGAAATDVEALIEQTIQMIGERLYPSGSLGVGLVDEAANVLRIHCFYQGGHQKRTSPLNQGLTGKVLATGQPIRLSRVTRKVDTGLLPGLLSRLCVPLKLGERIVGVIGADNAQEGAFTEADEQLLTTIAGQLAVAIEKLRLYQDAARVAERRAVVYRATEAISASLDLEQVYSAIHQAIVQLMPGEDIVIALLDEQRTELENVYFVEQGERLPSIRYPANRGLGGHIVAAGKSVQLGNMALDMPDIQLAYYDVGQTRSLLAVPLLLKGQAIGMLSAQSYQTNAYTIDDREMLELLAYHAAIAIDNARLFNKVQRLAVIDSLTGLYNRRQFFALAVREFERSRRYHEPLSAIMFDIDYFKRINDTYGHAVGDQVLHLIAEQCQGCMRETDLLGRYGGEEFVVLLPVTDRHNALIGAERLSRCIAQLFISTDVGPLTVTISLGVATMDSTCADVETLLDRADQAMYAAKRAGRNQVKVYEPPA, via the coding sequence GTGGACACCCAATATCTTCTGCAAAACGCCGCCTTAGAAGCGGCGGCGAACGGAATTGTAATCACCGATAGCCTGGGCCGAATTATCTGGGTGAATTCAGCCTTCACTCGCCTTACCGGCTATACCGCTGAAGAAGCCGTGGGGCAGACAACACGCTTGCTGAGATCGGGTTTTCACGATCAGACCTTCTATCAGACTTTGTGGCAGACAGTTCTTTCCGGGCAGGCCTGGCATGGCGAAATGGTCAATCGCCGCAAAGACGGCAGCTTGTATACCGAAGAGCAAACGATCACCCCGGTTCGGAACGGGCACGGCGAAATCACCAATTTCATTGCCGTCAAACAGGACATCAGCCGGCGCAAGCGGGCCGAGGATATGTTGCGCCGCCAGTTGGACGAGCTGGAGGTGTTGCACACGGCGGCGGTGGCCGGGGCGGCGGCCACAGACGTGGAGGCGTTGATCGAACAGACGATTCAGATGATCGGCGAGCGGCTTTATCCTTCCGGCAGTTTAGGCGTCGGGCTGGTGGATGAAGCCGCCAATGTTTTACGCATCCACTGCTTTTATCAGGGCGGACATCAGAAGCGCACCTCGCCGCTTAACCAGGGCCTCACTGGCAAGGTGTTGGCAACCGGCCAGCCGATCCGATTATCCAGAGTAACTCGCAAAGTGGACACTGGCCTGCTTCCGGGCCTTCTGTCGCGGCTGTGTGTGCCACTCAAATTGGGCGAGCGGATTGTGGGCGTGATCGGCGCCGACAACGCCCAGGAGGGCGCTTTCACCGAAGCCGACGAGCAATTGCTGACGACGATTGCCGGGCAGTTGGCGGTTGCCATTGAGAAGTTGCGACTCTACCAGGACGCTGCTCGAGTGGCCGAGCGCCGGGCTGTTGTTTATCGGGCCACCGAGGCAATCAGCGCCAGCCTGGATTTGGAACAGGTTTATTCAGCTATCCATCAGGCCATTGTTCAACTGATGCCGGGCGAAGACATCGTCATTGCCCTGTTGGACGAACAACGAACAGAACTGGAAAACGTCTATTTTGTCGAGCAGGGCGAGCGCCTGCCTTCCATTCGATACCCGGCGAATCGCGGCTTGGGCGGCCATATTGTCGCCGCCGGAAAATCAGTGCAATTGGGAAACATGGCCCTGGATATGCCGGACATTCAACTGGCCTATTACGATGTGGGACAAACCCGATCGTTGTTGGCCGTGCCGCTGTTGCTAAAAGGGCAGGCGATTGGAATGTTGTCGGCTCAAAGCTACCAGACAAACGCTTATACGATTGACGATCGAGAGATGTTGGAGCTACTGGCTTATCACGCGGCCATTGCCATTGATAACGCCCGCCTGTTCAATAAAGTCCAACGATTAGCCGTCATTGATTCTCTCACCGGCCTCTACAACCGCCGCCAGTTTTTCGCCCTGGCTGTGCGCGAGTTTGAGCGTTCCCGGCGCTACCACGAGCCTTTGTCGGCCATCATGTTTGATATTGATTACTTCAAGCGCATCAACGACACCTACGGTCACGCCGTCGGCGATCAGGTGTTGCACCTGATTGCCGAGCAGTGCCAGGGTTGTATGCGCGAGACAGACCTGCTGGGCCGCTACGGCGGCGAAGAATTTGTCGTCCTGTTGCCGGTTACCGATCGTCACAACGCCCTGATCGGCGCGGAACGCTTGAGCCGGTGTATTGCCCAGTTGTTTATTTCCACTGACGTCGGGCCTCTCACCGTCACCATCAGCCTGGGCGTGGCAACGATGGACTCTACCTGCGCCGATGTGGAAACACTGCTCGACCGCGCCGACCAGGCCATGTACGCCGCCAAACGGGCGGGCCGGAATCAGGTGAAGGTCTACGAGCCGCCGGCCTGA
- a CDS encoding pantoate--beta-alanine ligase produces the protein MNTFATISDLRRARLALAGTLGLAPTMGALHEGHLSLVRRAKAENDHVGVSIFVNPAQFGPNEDLSRYPRDLDRDLSLLAEAGADLVWTPTPEIVYPPGFQTFVAVEQVALPLEGQARPGHFRGVATVVAKLFNVFTPDRAYFGQKDAQQVAVIKRMADDLNFPLEIVACPTVREPDGLAMSSRNAYLSPDERKAATVLYRALSAARNAFDKGERGGDTLRAILSSTIAGEPLARIDYVSVADHRTLTELDRIPDNGVLLSLAVRIGATRLIDNFLLE, from the coding sequence ATGAATACTTTTGCCACGATTTCCGATCTCCGTCGCGCCCGCCTTGCCCTCGCCGGCACACTCGGCCTGGCGCCGACGATGGGCGCTCTCCACGAAGGCCACCTCTCGCTGGTTCGCCGGGCCAAAGCCGAAAACGATCATGTGGGCGTGAGCATCTTTGTCAACCCGGCTCAGTTTGGGCCAAATGAAGACCTTAGCCGCTATCCGCGCGATCTGGATCGTGACTTGAGCCTGCTGGCTGAAGCCGGGGCTGATCTGGTGTGGACGCCGACTCCTGAAATCGTGTACCCGCCCGGTTTCCAAACCTTTGTCGCCGTCGAACAAGTCGCTTTGCCGCTTGAAGGGCAGGCCCGCCCCGGCCATTTTCGCGGTGTGGCGACTGTCGTCGCCAAACTCTTCAATGTCTTCACGCCCGATCGCGCTTACTTCGGCCAGAAAGACGCTCAACAAGTGGCCGTCATCAAACGCATGGCCGATGATCTCAATTTTCCACTTGAGATTGTCGCCTGCCCAACTGTGCGCGAGCCGGACGGTTTGGCAATGAGCAGTCGTAATGCTTACCTTAGCCCAGACGAGCGCAAGGCCGCCACTGTTTTATATCGCGCTCTTTCCGCCGCTAGAAATGCTTTCGACAAAGGCGAGCGGGGAGGTGATACGTTGCGCGCCATCCTTTCTTCGACAATTGCCGGCGAGCCGCTGGCTCGGATAGATTATGTTTCTGTGGCTGACCACCGCACACTGACGGAATTGGACCGAATTCCTGACAACGGTGTTTTGCTTTCGCTGGCGGTGAGGATTGGGGCAACGCGGTTGATTGATAACTTCTTGCTGGAATAA
- the panB gene encoding 3-methyl-2-oxobutanoate hydroxymethyltransferase — protein sequence MSAQPSSDRKKITTLTFRQRKEHGEAISMLTAYDYATALAADQAGIDSLLVGDSLGMVVLGYENTLQVTMEDMLHHAKAVSRGARKSLLIGDMPFMSYQVSATEAVRNAGRFLAEAGMDAVKLEGGREVASTIEAIINAGIPVVGHIGLTPQSIHKLGGYRAQGRTARAARHLLEDALILEDSGCFAVVFEAVPDRLAELISQKLTIPTIGIGAGAGCDGQVLVTHDLLGLFDRFTPKFVKRYADLNAEMLRAFAEYKKDVATHVFPAEEHAYSIPDDEWRALLTDLESEPIEYPHHLHLA from the coding sequence ATGTCCGCTCAACCTTCCTCCGATCGCAAAAAAATAACCACCCTCACCTTTCGCCAGCGCAAAGAGCACGGCGAGGCGATCTCTATGCTGACGGCATATGATTACGCCACTGCATTGGCCGCCGACCAGGCCGGGATCGACTCTCTGCTGGTCGGCGATTCGCTGGGCATGGTGGTGCTGGGCTATGAGAACACGCTTCAGGTCACGATGGAGGACATGCTTCATCATGCCAAAGCCGTGTCGCGTGGCGCCAGGAAATCGTTGCTCATTGGCGACATGCCCTTCATGTCGTATCAGGTTTCGGCAACCGAGGCGGTGCGTAATGCTGGCCGTTTTTTGGCCGAAGCCGGGATGGATGCCGTCAAGCTGGAGGGCGGGCGCGAAGTCGCGTCCACCATCGAAGCAATTATCAACGCCGGCATTCCAGTGGTCGGCCACATCGGCCTTACACCGCAGTCCATTCACAAACTCGGCGGCTACCGCGCACAGGGCCGCACCGCCCGCGCCGCCCGTCATTTGCTTGAGGACGCCCTCATTCTGGAAGACTCGGGGTGTTTTGCGGTGGTGTTCGAAGCGGTGCCCGACCGCCTGGCAGAGTTGATCTCACAAAAGCTCACTATTCCTACCATTGGCATTGGAGCCGGGGCCGGGTGTGACGGACAGGTGCTCGTCACCCACGATTTGCTTGGCCTGTTCGACCGTTTCACGCCCAAGTTCGTCAAGCGGTACGCCGACCTGAATGCTGAAATGTTGCGCGCCTTTGCGGAATACAAAAAGGACGTGGCGACTCATGTTTTCCCGGCTGAAGAACACGCTTACTCAATCCCCGACGACGAATGGCGCGCTTTGTTGACCGATCTCGAATCAGAGCCGATCGAGTATCCTCATCACCTGCACCTGGCGTAA
- a CDS encoding DUF2877 domain-containing protein: MISLAAISLTPSAREWLSATTTARVLNSFDRACNLINQNNDILALVASERGLTPFAMVVASEERFPFRAVTESSIVRIESRRFSVGPLQITIDTPRLWNPIPDWAAVRQMFADHFELPEALPATALEVSPAGSLLELFLSPERRTASAPMLDRAAQGANKLVAGLHAGSLEQCVAGAKMLAGAGGGLTPAGDDFIVGVLLAAWAGLFGERSEGREQMGQAIAQTAAPLTTTLSAAYLHAAARGECMIHWHDLFAALLASNESAVREALRALTSVGHTSGADALAGFLFVGVKELS, encoded by the coding sequence ATGATCTCTCTCGCCGCCATTTCTCTCACGCCCTCAGCTCGCGAATGGCTCTCGGCAACCACGACCGCTCGCGTCCTCAACTCTTTTGACCGCGCCTGCAATCTCATCAATCAAAACAACGACATCCTGGCCCTGGTGGCCTCTGAGCGCGGCCTGACTCCGTTTGCGATGGTCGTGGCTTCGGAAGAGCGGTTTCCTTTTCGGGCGGTGACGGAGTCGAGCATAGTGAGGATTGAAAGCCGGCGCTTCAGCGTTGGGCCTTTGCAAATCACGATTGATACGCCGCGCCTGTGGAACCCGATTCCGGATTGGGCGGCAGTGCGGCAGATGTTTGCCGATCACTTTGAACTGCCTGAAGCTTTGCCGGCAACGGCGCTGGAAGTTTCTCCCGCCGGTAGTCTGCTTGAGTTGTTTCTGAGTCCTGAGAGGCGAACCGCCAGCGCGCCGATGCTTGACCGGGCGGCGCAAGGGGCCAACAAACTTGTCGCCGGCTTGCATGCCGGCTCACTTGAACAGTGTGTTGCGGGCGCAAAAATGCTGGCCGGGGCCGGTGGCGGGCTGACTCCAGCGGGCGATGATTTCATCGTCGGCGTGTTGCTTGCGGCGTGGGCCGGACTCTTCGGCGAGCGAAGCGAGGGCAGGGAGCAGATGGGGCAAGCCATCGCACAGACGGCGGCCCCGTTGACGACGACGTTGTCGGCGGCGTATCTGCATGCGGCGGCGCGGGGTGAGTGTATGATCCACTGGCACGATCTCTTTGCGGCGTTGTTGGCCTCAAATGAGTCTGCTGTGCGTGAGGCCCTTCGAGCATTGACTTCTGTGGGCCACACTTCTGGCGCGGATGCGTTGGCCGGATTTCTTTTTGTTGGCGTGAAGGAACTTTCGTAA
- a CDS encoding ketopantoate reductase family protein: protein MFVIVGTGALASLFAARLARCTSGPLWMLGTWAEAVAAINTTGIVVETGSGAETVRVKATADPDQCSGAEAAIVLVKSWQTGRAARQITSFLAPSGVALTLQNGLGNLETLGAELGVERTALGITMQGATLLGPGRVREGGRGPIHLADHPRLGSVVALLRDGGFEVHLAPDVTPLIWGKLVVNAAINALTALLRVTNGELLNRPSALALADEAAREVAAVAAAKNITLPFSDPVLRAHEVMRLTAHNRSSMLQDVLRNAPTEVEAINGAVVREAHVLNVSTPVNEMLWRLVTALAQEHST, encoded by the coding sequence ATGTTCGTCATCGTCGGCACGGGTGCGCTCGCTTCGTTGTTTGCGGCGCGGCTGGCCCGCTGCACCTCAGGCCCGCTGTGGATGCTGGGCACTTGGGCGGAAGCCGTCGCGGCTATCAACACCACGGGGATCGTAGTGGAAACCGGGTCGGGCGCGGAAACCGTTCGTGTAAAAGCGACGGCTGACCCTGATCAGTGTTCCGGCGCGGAAGCCGCCATCGTGCTGGTAAAGTCATGGCAAACAGGACGAGCGGCCAGACAGATCACCTCGTTTCTCGCTCCGTCGGGTGTGGCCCTCACGTTGCAAAACGGCCTGGGTAATCTGGAGACGCTCGGCGCAGAACTGGGCGTGGAGCGGACAGCGCTTGGTATTACGATGCAGGGCGCAACTTTGCTTGGCCCGGGCCGCGTGCGAGAAGGCGGGCGCGGCCCAATTCACCTGGCCGATCACCCTCGACTTGGCTCAGTTGTTGCGCTTCTTCGCGATGGCGGTTTTGAAGTTCATCTTGCGCCTGACGTTACGCCGCTGATCTGGGGTAAGCTCGTCGTCAACGCGGCCATCAACGCCCTCACTGCCTTGCTTCGCGTCACAAACGGCGAGTTGCTCAACCGGCCCTCGGCGCTAGCCCTGGCCGACGAAGCCGCCCGCGAAGTTGCCGCCGTAGCCGCCGCTAAAAACATCACCTTGCCTTTTTCTGATCCTGTCTTGCGCGCTCATGAAGTGATGCGCCTGACCGCTCACAACCGCTCCTCGATGCTTCAGGATGTGTTGCGTAACGCGCCAACCGAAGTGGAGGCGATTAATGGCGCGGTGGTTCGTGAGGCGCATGTTTTGAATGTGAGTACGCCTGTCAATGAAATGTTATGGCGGCTGGTGACGGCCCTTGCCCAAGAACACTCAACATGA
- the hydA gene encoding dihydropyrimidinase, whose protein sequence is MKTLLKGGTVVTASDTIQADVLIDGETVVLLGQSLPEDEAVVVDASGKFILPGAIDVHTHLDLPMMGTCSSDDFYTGHKAAAFGGTTSHIDFAIQSKGETLYQALEAWHAKARERAVIDYGFHMTITDPTEAALNEIPSMVNYGVTTIKILMAYKGRLQVDDTGLFKSLIKTAEAGMLLMVHAENGDAIEVLIQDALARGNLSPVHHALTRPHWCEAEATLRAIALAAVAEAPLYVVHMTCQAAVEQLTYGRERGLKVMGETCPQYLFFTADNLRQEDGAKWVFSPPVRTKTDNEYLWRALARGELQTIGTDHCPFPFDGDKPMTYEGQPFSRAGKELGRDDFTKIPNGAPGIQDRMPVLWTCGVGAGRLTVNQLVELCCTQPAKIFGLYPRKGTVAVGSDADLVVWDPKLRKTMGVATSHQRTDYNLYEGKEVTGWPEKVFSRGRLLVDGDRWHGKAGTGAYLARKAHALVL, encoded by the coding sequence ATGAAGACATTGCTCAAAGGTGGGACAGTGGTCACCGCCTCAGACACGATTCAAGCGGACGTGTTGATTGACGGGGAAACCGTCGTCTTGCTGGGACAGAGTTTGCCTGAAGATGAAGCCGTCGTTGTGGACGCGTCCGGAAAATTTATTCTGCCGGGGGCGATTGACGTTCACACCCACCTCGATCTGCCCATGATGGGCACTTGCTCGTCGGACGATTTTTACACCGGCCACAAAGCGGCGGCCTTTGGCGGCACGACGAGCCACATTGATTTTGCCATTCAGTCCAAAGGCGAAACTTTGTATCAGGCGCTCGAAGCATGGCACGCCAAAGCGCGCGAGAGGGCGGTGATTGATTACGGCTTCCACATGACGATTACCGACCCAACCGAGGCGGCGCTGAATGAAATTCCGAGCATGGTCAACTACGGCGTCACCACCATCAAAATTCTCATGGCCTACAAGGGCCGCCTGCAAGTGGACGACACCGGACTCTTCAAGTCGCTGATCAAAACCGCCGAGGCCGGGATGTTGCTGATGGTTCATGCCGAGAACGGCGATGCGATTGAGGTGTTGATCCAGGATGCGCTGGCTCGCGGCAACCTTTCTCCTGTTCACCACGCCCTCACCCGCCCACACTGGTGTGAAGCCGAAGCCACTTTGCGGGCGATTGCGCTGGCCGCCGTCGCCGAAGCGCCGTTGTACGTGGTTCACATGACGTGTCAGGCGGCGGTGGAGCAGTTGACTTACGGGCGCGAGCGCGGCCTGAAGGTGATGGGCGAGACCTGCCCGCAATATCTCTTTTTCACCGCCGATAATTTGCGGCAGGAGGATGGCGCGAAATGGGTGTTCTCGCCGCCGGTTCGTACCAAGACCGACAACGAGTATTTGTGGCGGGCGTTGGCGCGTGGCGAACTGCAAACCATCGGCACCGATCATTGCCCTTTCCCGTTTGACGGGGACAAGCCGATGACTTACGAAGGCCAGCCGTTCTCTCGGGCGGGCAAAGAGTTGGGGCGCGACGACTTCACCAAGATTCCAAATGGCGCGCCGGGGATTCAAGACCGGATGCCCGTGTTGTGGACGTGTGGTGTCGGGGCTGGCCGTCTCACCGTGAACCAACTGGTGGAACTGTGTTGCACCCAACCGGCCAAGATTTTCGGCCTCTATCCGCGCAAAGGCACGGTTGCGGTTGGCTCGGATGCCGACCTGGTGGTATGGGATCCGAAACTCAGGAAGACGATGGGGGTTGCTACATCACACCAGCGCACCGACTATAATTTGTACGAAGGCAAGGAAGTGACCGGCTGGCCGGAGAAGGTGTTTTCGCGTGGCCGCCTGCTGGTGGATGGCGACAGGTGGCACGGCAAAGCGGGCACGGGTGCGTATCTGGCGCGCAAGGCGCACGCGTTGGTGCTATGA
- a CDS encoding aminotransferase class III-fold pyridoxal phosphate-dependent enzyme encodes MTPEEIVALTKKHSFFSWSAQDAVNPIPMEKAKGVYFWDAYGKRYLDLNSQLMCVNIGHGDRRVIDAIKAQAEELVYAGPSMATRVRAEIGQLLAEVTPDGLKKFFFTLGGAEANENAIKMARGFTGRQKIIARYRSYHGSTAAAITLTGDHRRWANEPGIPGVIHVFDPYKYRSQLYQEGDSDEVFARKCLDQMEEVIMYEGPHTIAAIFIETVTGTNGIIIPPDGYLQGLRQICDKHGILLICDEVMCGLGRTGEWFAVDHWKVVPDLITMAKGLTSAYMPLGAIAINEKIADYYKDKVFYGGLTYSAHPMSLAAAVANLKVMKEDDIVGNSKRMGKVMAGMLDDLKAEHPSVGDARSIGLFGVIELVKNRKTKEPMGPYVGASPEMAKLGAYLKENGIYNFTWRNMLHTNPPLSINESELREAFEVINKALEITDKAVAE; translated from the coding sequence ATGACCCCCGAAGAAATCGTTGCTCTTACCAAAAAGCACTCATTCTTTTCCTGGTCGGCGCAGGACGCCGTCAACCCGATTCCGATGGAAAAAGCCAAAGGCGTTTATTTCTGGGATGCCTACGGCAAGCGCTACCTGGACTTGAACTCGCAGTTGATGTGCGTCAACATCGGCCACGGCGACCGGCGGGTGATTGACGCCATCAAGGCTCAGGCTGAAGAACTGGTTTACGCCGGGCCGAGCATGGCTACCCGCGTCCGCGCCGAGATCGGCCAACTGCTGGCCGAAGTGACTCCCGATGGCCTCAAGAAGTTCTTCTTCACCCTCGGCGGCGCGGAAGCCAACGAGAACGCGATCAAAATGGCGCGCGGCTTCACCGGGCGGCAGAAGATCATCGCCCGCTACCGTTCCTATCACGGCTCCACCGCCGCCGCCATCACCCTCACCGGCGACCACCGCCGCTGGGCCAACGAACCCGGCATCCCTGGCGTCATCCACGTTTTCGATCCTTACAAATATCGCAGTCAGTTGTATCAGGAAGGCGACAGCGACGAAGTCTTTGCCCGCAAGTGCCTGGATCAGATGGAAGAAGTGATCATGTACGAAGGGCCGCACACCATCGCCGCCATCTTCATCGAAACCGTCACCGGCACCAACGGCATCATCATCCCGCCCGACGGCTACTTGCAGGGCCTGCGCCAGATTTGCGACAAGCACGGTATTCTGTTGATCTGCGACGAAGTGATGTGCGGCCTGGGGCGCACCGGCGAGTGGTTTGCCGTTGACCATTGGAAAGTTGTGCCAGACCTGATCACCATGGCCAAAGGTTTGACTTCGGCTTACATGCCGCTGGGGGCAATCGCCATCAACGAAAAAATCGCCGACTACTACAAAGACAAAGTCTTCTACGGCGGCCTGACCTACAGCGCCCACCCGATGAGTTTAGCCGCCGCCGTCGCCAACCTGAAGGTGATGAAGGAAGATGACATCGTGGGCAACTCGAAGCGCATGGGCAAAGTCATGGCTGGAATGCTCGACGACCTCAAGGCCGAACATCCGTCGGTGGGCGACGCGCGCTCGATTGGTTTGTTCGGCGTGATTGAGCTGGTGAAGAACCGGAAGACGAAAGAGCCGATGGGGCCTTACGTCGGCGCCAGCCCGGAGATGGCGAAGCTGGGCGCGTATCTCAAAGAAAACGGCATCTATAATTTCACCTGGCGCAACATGCTTCACACCAACCCGCCGCTCTCCATTAACGAATCCGAACTGCGTGAGGCGTTTGAGGTGATCAACAAGGCGCTGGAGATTACGGACAAGGCGGTTGCTGAGTAG
- a CDS encoding P1 family peptidase, whose translation MHNALTDVPGLKVGHWTNLEAATGCTVVLCPVGAVAGVDVRGSAPGTRETALLDPVSLIQKVHAVVLGGGSAFGLAAADGVMRWLEERGYGYDTGVAKVPIVPAAILFDLSIGRSDVRPDSAAGYAACEAATEGPVAQGNVGAGTGATVGKMLGFKQATKAGLGTASKQISGGITVAALTAVNAFGDVYDPETRRIIAGARKIIGGGFADSMEFAESMIGQNISKFAPGRNTTLAVVATNVALTKSGATKMAQMAHDGLARVIRPVHTMFDGDTIFALSLGDKQADLSLIGALAADVLAKAVISAANAAESLANIPAARDLKAG comes from the coding sequence ATGCACAACGCTCTCACTGACGTGCCCGGTTTGAAGGTTGGGCATTGGACAAATCTCGAAGCCGCAACGGGTTGCACGGTGGTGCTGTGCCCCGTTGGCGCAGTCGCCGGAGTGGATGTGCGCGGCTCGGCTCCCGGCACTCGCGAGACGGCCCTGCTGGATCCGGTTTCCCTGATCCAGAAAGTTCATGCCGTCGTGCTGGGCGGCGGCAGTGCCTTCGGGCTGGCCGCCGCCGATGGCGTGATGCGCTGGCTTGAAGAGCGCGGTTATGGCTACGACACGGGCGTTGCCAAAGTGCCCATCGTGCCAGCCGCCATCTTGTTTGACCTGAGCATTGGCCGGTCGGACGTTCGACCAGATTCTGCCGCCGGCTACGCCGCCTGTGAAGCCGCCACCGAGGGGCCGGTTGCGCAGGGCAACGTCGGCGCCGGTACCGGCGCAACCGTCGGTAAGATGCTTGGATTCAAACAAGCCACAAAAGCCGGTTTGGGCACTGCCAGCAAACAAATCAGCGGCGGCATCACCGTGGCCGCGCTGACCGCCGTGAATGCGTTTGGCGATGTCTACGATCCTGAGACTCGCCGAATAATTGCCGGAGCGCGCAAAATTATCGGCGGCGGCTTTGCCGACTCGATGGAATTTGCCGAGAGCATGATCGGCCAAAATATTTCCAAGTTCGCCCCGGGCCGGAACACCACCCTGGCAGTCGTCGCCACCAATGTGGCGTTGACAAAAAGCGGAGCGACAAAGATGGCCCAGATGGCTCACGACGGTCTGGCTCGTGTCATCCGCCCGGTACACACTATGTTTGATGGCGACACGATCTTTGCCCTTTCCCTCGGCGACAAACAAGCCGACTTGAGTTTGATCGGCGCGCTGGCGGCTGATGTGCTGGCGAAGGCCGTGATTTCAGCCGCCAACGCCGCCGAGTCCCTGGCCAACATCCCGGCGGCGCGCGATCTCAAAGCAGGCTGA
- the hydA gene encoding dihydropyrimidinase — translation MKTLIKNGTLVTAAESFKADLLMDDGKIALIGASLPAGDAQVVDATGKYVLPGAIDVHTHLELPFGGTVSSDDFYSGHKAAAFGGTTFHIDFAIQAKGETLHQTVERWHKKSDHKAVLDFGYHMAIADLTDDVLNEIPKMGPEGIPSLKLFMAYKGILQVDDTTLFKTLMKAAEAGMLVMVHAENGDAIDVLVKKALAEGHTAPEWHALTRPDWVEGEATGRAVALAGVAGAPLYVVHVTCAKAVDQLAYGRARGLNVMGETCVQYFHFTVDDLRKPDGAKWVCSPPVRTKADNAYLWNAVKTNALQVVSTDHCPFLYDGTKGIEYEGQPFQIAGKELGKGDFSKIPNGLPCIEDRMLILWSYGVGQGHFSMNRLVELTSTNPAKIFGLYPKKGTLAVGCDADVAIWDPNKKRTMSAANSHQRTDYNLYEGWEITGAPEKVYRRGELLVDGDKWHGKPGTGKWVPRSTHAPIV, via the coding sequence ATGAAAACCCTTATCAAAAATGGAACCCTTGTCACCGCTGCCGAAAGCTTCAAGGCTGACCTGTTGATGGACGATGGCAAGATCGCCCTTATCGGCGCGAGCTTGCCTGCTGGCGATGCTCAGGTGGTGGATGCAACTGGCAAGTATGTTCTGCCGGGGGCGATTGATGTCCACACGCACCTCGAACTGCCCTTTGGCGGCACGGTGTCGTCCGACGATTTTTACAGCGGCCACAAGGCGGCGGCCTTCGGCGGCACGACCTTCCACATTGACTTTGCCATTCAGGCCAAAGGCGAAACTTTACACCAGACCGTCGAACGCTGGCACAAAAAGTCCGACCACAAGGCCGTGCTGGACTTCGGCTATCACATGGCGATTGCCGACCTGACCGACGATGTGCTGAATGAAATTCCGAAGATGGGGCCGGAGGGCATTCCGTCCCTCAAACTGTTCATGGCCTACAAAGGCATCTTGCAAGTTGACGACACGACTCTGTTCAAGACGCTGATGAAGGCCGCCGAGGCCGGGATGCTGGTGATGGTTCACGCCGAGAACGGCGACGCGATTGACGTGCTGGTGAAAAAGGCGCTGGCCGAAGGCCATACCGCGCCGGAATGGCACGCCCTCACCCGGCCCGACTGGGTGGAAGGGGAAGCGACGGGGCGGGCGGTGGCCCTGGCCGGGGTGGCCGGCGCCCCGTTGTACGTCGTTCACGTCACCTGTGCCAAAGCGGTTGATCAACTCGCTTATGGCCGCGCGCGCGGTCTCAACGTGATGGGCGAGACGTGCGTCCAGTATTTCCACTTTACGGTTGACGACCTGCGCAAGCCGGACGGCGCCAAGTGGGTGTGCTCGCCGCCGGTGCGCACCAAAGCCGACAATGCTTACTTGTGGAACGCGGTGAAGACCAACGCCCTGCAAGTCGTCTCCACCGATCACTGCCCGTTCTTGTATGATGGCACGAAGGGGATCGAATACGAAGGCCAGCCGTTCCAGATCGCGGGCAAGGAGTTGGGCAAGGGCGACTTCTCTAAGATTCCGAATGGCCTGCCGTGCATTGAAGACCGGATGTTGATTTTGTGGAGCTACGGCGTGGGGCAGGGCCACTTCAGCATGAACCGCCTGGTGGAGTTGACCAGCACCAACCCGGCCAAGATTTTTGGGCTGTATCCAAAGAAAGGGACATTGGCAGTTGGTTGTGACGCCGATGTTGCGATCTGGGATCCAAATAAGAAGAGAACGATGAGCGCCGCCAACTCGCACCAGCGAACAGACTACAACTTGTATGAAGGATGGGAGATCACGGGCGCGCCGGAGAAAGTTTACCGGCGCGGCGAACTGCTGGTGGACGGCGACAAATGGCATGGCAAGCCAGGCACGGGCAAGTGGGTGCCGCGCTCAACGCACGCGCCGATCGTATAA